One window from the genome of Cyclobacterium amurskyense encodes:
- a CDS encoding DEAD/DEAH box helicase gives MNKQTGSETFLKRLSLNSFNKMQLEFMEKAKAEAPLMLLAPTGSGKTLAFLIPMIQHLEVNDSSALIIVPSRELALQIMEVFKSLKTNFHACICYGGHSMKTEENRLNEKPQVIIGTPGRLSEHVQKGNLNDINISLVVLDEFDKSLQFGFHEQLRVIFERLSHEQKYFLTSATILENIPDFLPFKDYEKVSFLKEGEVMTLLLQLVRTSSVEKIDTLMRLVADFGQESTLVFCNHRDAVDRISLLLTDFGFQHAVLHGGLEQIDREKNLIKFRSGTHQLLIATDLASRGLDIPEIKHVVHYQLPPKKDAFIHRNGRTARMMAEGQSYLVLAHEESLPDYVDNNLPEYELRQDFKVPEPSNLTCVYISVGKKNKISKGDVVGFFTKKGGLKGSDIGMISILDNATYVAVPTDKVDDLFANTDGEKLKKLKVKMEVAN, from the coding sequence ATGAATAAGCAAACAGGTAGTGAAACTTTTTTAAAAAGGCTTTCTTTAAACAGTTTCAATAAGATGCAATTGGAATTTATGGAAAAGGCCAAAGCTGAAGCTCCCCTAATGCTTTTGGCTCCAACAGGTTCTGGAAAAACCCTGGCATTTCTCATTCCCATGATTCAGCACCTGGAAGTAAATGATTCTTCCGCTCTAATCATTGTCCCATCAAGAGAGTTGGCTTTACAAATAATGGAGGTTTTCAAATCGCTGAAGACTAATTTTCATGCTTGTATCTGCTATGGTGGGCATTCTATGAAAACAGAAGAAAATAGGCTTAACGAAAAACCACAGGTGATAATAGGTACACCAGGAAGGCTATCTGAGCATGTTCAGAAAGGCAATCTAAATGACATTAACATAAGTTTGGTTGTACTCGACGAGTTTGATAAATCCTTACAGTTTGGTTTTCATGAACAATTGAGGGTTATCTTTGAACGGCTTTCACATGAGCAGAAATATTTCCTAACCTCCGCCACCATCCTTGAAAATATTCCAGATTTCCTTCCTTTTAAAGACTATGAAAAGGTGAGTTTTTTGAAAGAGGGTGAGGTAATGACCTTATTGTTGCAACTCGTCAGAACTTCTAGTGTTGAGAAAATAGACACCTTAATGCGGTTAGTGGCAGATTTTGGACAGGAAAGCACCCTGGTTTTTTGCAATCACAGAGATGCTGTAGATCGCATAAGTCTACTTTTGACAGATTTCGGATTCCAACATGCAGTGCTTCACGGTGGATTGGAACAAATCGATCGTGAAAAAAACCTAATCAAATTCAGAAGCGGCACCCACCAGTTGCTCATTGCTACAGACCTTGCATCCAGAGGATTAGACATCCCAGAAATTAAGCATGTTGTCCATTACCAACTTCCTCCAAAAAAGGATGCCTTTATACATAGAAATGGTAGAACAGCTAGAATGATGGCTGAAGGTCAGAGCTATTTGGTGCTTGCCCATGAGGAATCCTTGCCTGATTATGTAGACAATAACCTACCAGAATACGAACTTCGCCAAGACTTCAAAGTCCCTGAACCATCGAACCTGACTTGTGTTTATATCAGTGTAGGGAAAAAGAACAAAATCAGCAAGGGCGATGTTGTTGGCTTTTTCACTAAAAAAGGCGGCTTAAAAGGATCTGATATAGGTATGATCAGCATTCTAGACAATGCCACCTATGTGGCTGTACCTACTGACAAAGTAGACGATCTTTTCGCCAATACAGATGGAGAAAAACTTAAAAAACTAAAAGTAAAAATGGAAGTGGCCAATTAA
- a CDS encoding DUF4136 domain-containing protein yields the protein MKKFNYFVFVLLIFNSACLSQRDFIAEYDYNYKGAFKKYKTFGFVAEEGKNERDFTGIIEKSISSRLGSQGFRERDNNPDLLIIHKLYMSEVRYRGYNQPNFDYWLKKQGIELVEESVLDSLERQKRGENYNAIKYTQNDGMLVVLVIDHKKGNTIWQGYTSAYFDYNSPNIHIDLTRATYKVMDQFKILTRN from the coding sequence ATGAAAAAATTCAACTACTTTGTCTTTGTTTTACTGATATTTAATTCAGCCTGTTTGTCACAGAGAGACTTTATCGCAGAATACGATTACAATTATAAAGGTGCCTTTAAAAAATACAAAACCTTCGGGTTTGTGGCAGAAGAAGGGAAAAACGAAAGAGATTTCACCGGAATTATTGAAAAATCAATCTCCTCACGCCTTGGATCTCAGGGATTTAGAGAAAGAGACAACAATCCAGACCTCCTTATTATTCACAAATTATACATGAGTGAAGTACGCTATAGAGGTTACAATCAACCGAATTTCGATTATTGGCTTAAAAAGCAAGGAATTGAACTTGTAGAAGAATCTGTCTTAGATAGTCTGGAAAGGCAAAAAAGAGGCGAAAACTACAATGCCATTAAATACACACAAAATGATGGAATGCTTGTCGTTTTAGTAATCGACCACAAAAAAGGAAACACAATCTGGCAAGGATATACTTCAGCTTATTTTGACTACAACTCACCTAATATTCATATTGACTTGACCAGGGCCACTTATAAGGTAATGGATCAATTCAAAATTTTGACCAGAAACTAA
- a CDS encoding ribulokinase — MDNYVLGVDYGTDSVRSILVNARDGITLASEVYNYPRWKEGKYCDPTKNQYRQHLNDHLEGLAHTVKAVIQKSGLPKSQIKGICVDTTGSSPLPVNKEGHALALTDQFSENPNAQMILWKDHTSVAEADEINHLARTWGGEDFTKYEGGIYSSEWFWAKILHIIRVDPEVAEAAYSWMEHCDYLTFTLIGGTDPIAFKRSRCAAGHKALWHESWGGLPEDEFLEKLDPRLVKLKAQLYKETYTSDQAAGLLSKEWAEKLDLEEGIPVAVGTFDAHAGAIGGEVEEGTLVKVMGTSTCDIMVSSYASLEHTTVKGICGQVDGSVIPGKIGLEAGQSAFGDVLAWFVKLLLKPVRKTINDSSMGEELKKQTIDLLEQNLILTLSSEAEKISAETTQVLALDWINGRRTPDANQNLKGALKGLDMGSDAAHVFKALVESICFGSKRIIERFRQEGVNIEQVIGLGGVAKKSSLVMQTLADVLNMPIKVAKSEQAPALGAAIYAATAAGIYPNVTEAIAAMGNGFDKVYQPNASNAKIYEAKYENYLSFGDFIESQI, encoded by the coding sequence ATGGACAATTACGTATTGGGTGTAGACTATGGAACAGATTCTGTCAGGTCCATCTTGGTCAATGCCCGCGATGGTATCACCCTTGCTTCCGAAGTTTACAATTACCCTCGCTGGAAAGAAGGGAAATATTGTGATCCAACAAAAAACCAATACAGACAACATCTTAACGACCATTTGGAAGGTCTTGCGCACACTGTAAAAGCCGTTATTCAAAAATCAGGCCTACCAAAATCACAAATTAAGGGGATTTGTGTCGATACCACTGGGTCATCTCCTTTACCGGTAAATAAAGAAGGTCATGCATTGGCACTAACTGATCAATTCTCAGAAAACCCCAATGCCCAAATGATTTTGTGGAAAGACCATACTTCAGTAGCAGAGGCAGATGAAATCAATCACCTGGCAAGAACATGGGGAGGTGAAGATTTTACAAAATACGAAGGAGGTATCTACTCTTCAGAATGGTTTTGGGCAAAGATATTGCATATTATAAGAGTGGATCCTGAAGTAGCCGAAGCGGCTTATTCTTGGATGGAACACTGTGATTATTTGACTTTTACCCTCATTGGAGGAACAGACCCAATTGCTTTCAAAAGAAGCAGGTGCGCTGCAGGGCATAAAGCACTCTGGCATGAGAGCTGGGGAGGTCTTCCTGAGGATGAATTTTTGGAGAAACTAGATCCAAGGTTAGTGAAATTAAAAGCGCAACTTTATAAGGAAACCTATACCTCTGATCAAGCAGCAGGATTACTTTCCAAAGAATGGGCAGAAAAGCTCGATTTGGAAGAAGGTATTCCAGTGGCTGTGGGTACTTTTGATGCCCATGCTGGAGCCATTGGTGGAGAAGTAGAAGAAGGTACGCTTGTAAAAGTTATGGGCACCTCCACCTGTGACATTATGGTCAGTTCTTATGCATCTTTAGAACACACTACCGTCAAGGGTATATGTGGTCAGGTGGATGGCTCTGTCATCCCTGGTAAAATTGGACTTGAAGCTGGTCAATCGGCATTTGGTGATGTTTTGGCATGGTTTGTAAAGTTGCTTCTAAAACCTGTTAGGAAAACGATCAATGATTCCTCAATGGGTGAAGAGCTAAAGAAACAAACGATCGATCTTTTGGAGCAGAACTTGATATTGACACTCTCCAGCGAAGCAGAGAAAATATCTGCGGAAACCACACAGGTATTGGCCTTAGACTGGATCAACGGGAGAAGAACTCCTGATGCAAACCAAAACCTAAAAGGCGCCCTAAAAGGACTGGATATGGGCTCGGATGCAGCTCATGTATTCAAAGCTTTGGTTGAGAGTATTTGCTTTGGATCAAAAAGGATAATAGAAAGGTTTAGACAAGAAGGCGTAAACATAGAACAAGTTATTGGTCTTGGTGGCGTGGCTAAAAAATCATCATTGGTCATGCAGACATTGGCAGACGTACTAAATATGCCTATAAAAGTGGCTAAATCTGAACAAGCCCCAGCATTAGGTGCTGCTATATATGCTGCCACTGCAGCTGGCATTTACCCTAACGTGACTGAAGCCATAGCAGCTATGGGGAATGGTTTTGATAAAGTCTATCAACCAAATGCTTCAAATGCTAAAATCTACGAGGCAAAATATGAGAATTACCTCTCCTTTGGGGACTTTATTGAGAGTCAAATCTGA
- a CDS encoding potassium channel family protein, with the protein MKFLSSQISYLLQNKPHRRNLKLLFRFLLILFLLVVIFTITFHLIMLSEGRYFSWVTGLYWTFTVMTTLGFGDITFETDWGRVYTMIVLLSGMLFLLVLFPFTFINFFYSPWMKAQEQSRVPKVLDNTISEHVILTHFDEVSEALIKKLKTFKIPYVLLVQDFSEGLRLSEMDIVVMLGDLDDPITYQNAQVNKALLVATTSSDVANTNVAFTIREVNENIPIIATCNFEASEDILSLAGCNNVLSLGEMMGTSLSRRASVGDANAMVIGKFEELSIAEATVSGSILVGKTLREAKLRETVGINVLGFWTRGVFHAPRPDEPIATNSVLVLAGTNEQIKAYNAHFCIKKSTTEPLVIIGGGRVGRATGIALEDRNLNYKIIEKQENRIKANSKYIFGDAANLEVLVEAGIEKAPCVIITTHDDDVNAYLTIYCRKLRPDIQIITRSTRERNLDTMHRAGADFVMSYASMGANAIYNLLKKSDILMVAEGLDLLKLEVPKQLVGKSIASSCIRQLTGCTIIALQQGGKLTVNPEPDSVLNKNDEIILIGTSEAENYFFKKFG; encoded by the coding sequence ATGAAGTTCCTAAGTTCTCAAATAAGTTACCTGCTTCAAAATAAACCCCATCGTCGAAACTTAAAATTGTTGTTTAGGTTTTTACTCATATTATTTTTGCTGGTAGTGATTTTTACCATCACTTTCCATCTTATCATGTTAAGTGAAGGAAGGTACTTTTCTTGGGTTACCGGACTGTACTGGACCTTTACTGTGATGACCACATTAGGGTTTGGGGACATCACTTTTGAAACCGATTGGGGTCGGGTTTATACCATGATTGTATTGCTTTCAGGCATGTTGTTTTTGCTCGTCTTATTCCCTTTTACCTTCATTAATTTTTTCTATTCACCATGGATGAAGGCCCAAGAACAATCCCGAGTGCCCAAAGTATTGGACAATACTATCAGTGAGCATGTCATACTCACCCACTTTGATGAAGTTTCGGAGGCATTAATCAAAAAACTAAAAACCTTCAAAATACCCTATGTGCTTTTGGTGCAAGATTTTTCAGAAGGCTTAAGGTTAAGCGAAATGGATATAGTAGTAATGCTCGGAGACCTGGATGACCCTATAACCTACCAAAATGCGCAGGTAAACAAAGCACTCCTAGTTGCTACTACCTCCTCAGATGTGGCCAATACCAATGTAGCCTTTACCATTAGAGAGGTCAATGAAAACATCCCCATTATTGCCACATGTAATTTCGAAGCCTCTGAAGACATTCTTAGTCTTGCAGGATGCAACAATGTATTGAGCCTAGGGGAAATGATGGGTACCTCCCTTTCAAGAAGAGCGAGCGTAGGTGATGCCAATGCAATGGTCATTGGTAAATTTGAAGAATTAAGCATAGCAGAAGCCACCGTGTCAGGATCAATCCTGGTAGGAAAAACCTTGAGAGAAGCCAAACTCAGAGAAACTGTAGGAATAAATGTTTTGGGTTTTTGGACCAGGGGAGTTTTTCATGCTCCACGTCCCGATGAACCTATTGCCACTAATTCTGTTTTGGTTTTAGCTGGAACAAATGAACAAATCAAAGCCTACAATGCCCATTTTTGTATTAAAAAATCCACTACAGAGCCTCTTGTCATTATTGGAGGAGGAAGAGTAGGAAGGGCAACAGGTATAGCACTTGAGGACAGAAATCTAAATTATAAGATTATAGAAAAACAGGAAAACAGAATCAAAGCCAATAGCAAATACATATTTGGCGATGCGGCAAACTTAGAAGTGCTTGTTGAGGCTGGAATTGAAAAAGCGCCCTGTGTTATAATCACCACACACGATGATGATGTAAACGCTTACCTAACAATTTATTGCAGAAAGCTGCGCCCTGATATTCAAATAATAACCAGGTCTACCCGTGAAAGAAATTTGGACACAATGCATAGAGCAGGAGCTGATTTTGTCATGTCTTATGCTTCAATGGGGGCCAATGCTATTTATAATTTACTTAAGAAAAGTGATATCTTAATGGTAGCTGAAGGTCTTGATTTGCTTAAACTAGAAGTACCAAAACAACTCGTTGGTAAATCAATCGCCTCCTCTTGCATACGCCAACTTACGGGCTGTACCATCATTGCTTTACAACAAGGTGGGAAATTGACGGTAAATCCCGAACCTGATTCGGTTTTAAATAAAAATGATGAAATTATACTAATTGGCACATCTGAAGCTGAAAATTATTTCTTTAAAAAATTTGGATAG
- a CDS encoding IS4 family transposase — translation MYQCRLVKEFLLFLGKKRERSFFENNLTTIKSFSFSKDFLKLLKNNIENGLTRDRFRTTNTAFVRQRCLGFTDLIYFMLGLGKSSVQQELDNFFSDKSVSYSKGAFSQQRSKLNPKVFTWLNEQQCSFYYNKASHIRKWKGFRLIGIDGSTLQLPYSKELAKGFGHFETRTENGRKVVLARVSQAYDVLNQISIDAKIKHYRTSELALCESHLPCLGPGDLLIMDRAYAAFWLMSSLVQQQKSFVIRVKANRWKHAKAFLASTKKQQIIEVSPSKEALNRCRERNIPTEALKLRLVRVPIASGEDHILITNLVDHKKYPVKEIRELYRKRWPVEESFKLLKTRAELENLSGKTARAVLQDFNRIILRANLSNILSKTLTKKGIDYCNKKRKNTYQINRTQAYRKTKSIIDQLKQGMDKIIGKISDYAFKLLLQLEIIRPNRSVPRIKRYTARPSNFITYKP, via the coding sequence ATATATCAATGTCGTTTAGTTAAGGAATTTTTATTATTTTTAGGAAAGAAAAGGGAGCGTAGTTTTTTTGAAAATAATCTAACAACAATCAAGTCCTTTTCCTTTTCGAAGGACTTTTTAAAACTATTAAAAAACAATATAGAAAATGGATTAACACGCGATAGGTTCCGTACGACTAACACAGCGTTTGTTCGTCAGCGGTGTTTGGGTTTTACAGATCTTATCTACTTCATGTTGGGCCTGGGTAAATCGAGTGTTCAGCAAGAACTTGATAATTTTTTTTCCGACAAATCGGTCAGCTATTCCAAAGGAGCATTCAGTCAGCAACGATCCAAACTAAACCCCAAGGTGTTTACATGGCTCAATGAACAACAATGTTCTTTTTATTATAATAAAGCCAGCCATATCCGTAAATGGAAAGGTTTTCGGCTTATAGGTATCGACGGCAGTACTTTGCAGCTTCCTTACAGCAAAGAATTGGCAAAAGGTTTTGGCCATTTCGAAACCCGGACTGAAAACGGGAGAAAAGTAGTGTTAGCCCGTGTTTCCCAAGCCTACGATGTACTCAACCAAATCAGTATAGATGCCAAGATCAAACATTACAGGACAAGTGAACTTGCTCTGTGTGAAAGTCATCTTCCCTGTCTAGGGCCGGGCGACCTGCTTATAATGGATAGGGCTTATGCGGCCTTTTGGCTCATGTCCTCATTGGTTCAGCAACAGAAATCCTTTGTCATCAGGGTAAAGGCAAACAGATGGAAACATGCAAAGGCATTTTTAGCATCTACCAAAAAACAGCAGATCATAGAGGTGTCCCCTTCCAAAGAGGCCTTAAACAGGTGTAGGGAAAGGAATATTCCTACTGAGGCACTCAAGTTAAGGCTCGTACGGGTACCGATTGCATCAGGAGAAGACCATATATTGATAACCAACCTAGTTGACCATAAGAAGTACCCTGTCAAGGAAATACGTGAGCTCTACAGGAAAAGATGGCCTGTTGAAGAGTCTTTCAAGCTACTCAAAACTAGGGCGGAACTTGAAAACCTGAGCGGAAAGACGGCCAGGGCCGTTCTCCAGGATTTTAATAGAATCATTCTCAGGGCCAACTTGAGCAACATTCTCAGTAAAACACTTACCAAAAAAGGGATTGACTACTGTAATAAAAAACGGAAAAACACTTATCAGATCAACAGAACCCAGGCGTATCGTAAAACCAAATCTATAATTGATCAACTCAAACAAGGAATGGACAAAATCATTGGAAAAATATCTGATTATGCTTTCAAACTGTTGCTTCAACTTGAAATAATACGGCCCAACAGGTCAGTTCCTAGAATAAAAAGGTATACTGCCAGACCCAGTAATTTTATAACTTATAAACCTTAA
- a CDS encoding PSD1 and planctomycete cytochrome C domain-containing protein, whose translation MIVRKGENLFWTLPFLGWVVFVTLLIACKEDTNNKTNNFPKEISYNLHVRPILSENCFTCHGPDANKREAGLRLDKEDEAYAALAESPGKHAIVPGDPNASMVYVRMISENPEEKMPPTSSNLKLSDYQIKLIEKWINEGAVYEPHWAFVPPKKSELPEVGNTEWVKNELDFFVLEKMEQAGLAPSPMADDLTLLRRLYIDITGLPPAPADLEAVEKGTLELGKTIDKLFKSSAYGEKMAVSWMDVSRYADSHGYQDDYYRTQWPWRDWVIHAFNENMPYDQFITWQLAGDLLPDASMEQILATGFNRNHKITEESGAIDEEYRVMYAIDRTNTLGKAMLGITLECAQCHDHKYDPFSQKEYFQTYAFFNNIAEWGIEEASPGFSKKSPAKYPLMEISETTAKEVLQFINMPDSASRVSRLMTGMDKGTNYNSLLNEANVLKVAVMGDLDSIRSTFILERGEYDAHGEKVEPGVPASILPYPEDLPKNRLGLTKWLFDMNNPLTARVYVNRLWQEIFGIGLVDTPGDFGLQGNLPSNQALLDWLAVDFIESGWDIQYLLKKIFLSATYQQSSGVSEENYKKDPDNRFLARFPRRRLKAEEIRDLVLATSGLLNDEVGGPSVKTYQPEGLWEAATSGRGNLSKFQLDTGKYLYRRGLYTFIKRTVPPPNMMLFDASNRDACEVERLKTSTPLQALVMMNDPVVLEASRVYAGRLLKKSSNAEVAVESAFYSILGRKPDESERSILNSHFETFLEEYNKDKSKAVKILDVGKFPHNDDIPVPVHAALMQVITLIYNLEAAITKA comes from the coding sequence ATGATTGTCAGAAAAGGAGAAAATTTGTTTTGGACCTTACCATTTTTGGGATGGGTAGTTTTTGTAACGCTTCTTATAGCCTGTAAAGAAGATACAAATAATAAGACCAATAATTTTCCTAAGGAGATCAGCTACAATCTTCATGTTAGACCAATTTTATCTGAAAATTGCTTTACATGTCATGGGCCTGATGCGAATAAGCGAGAAGCAGGACTTCGTCTGGACAAAGAAGATGAGGCCTATGCGGCCTTGGCGGAAAGTCCTGGAAAACATGCCATAGTACCTGGTGATCCCAATGCTTCTATGGTTTATGTTAGAATGATTTCTGAAAACCCTGAGGAGAAAATGCCACCTACCTCCTCCAACCTTAAACTTAGTGATTATCAAATCAAACTTATTGAAAAATGGATTAATGAAGGGGCTGTATATGAGCCACATTGGGCATTTGTTCCCCCAAAGAAATCCGAGCTTCCTGAAGTAGGGAATACGGAATGGGTTAAAAATGAACTTGATTTTTTTGTTTTGGAAAAGATGGAGCAGGCAGGATTAGCTCCTTCTCCAATGGCGGATGATTTGACATTACTTAGAAGGCTTTATATTGATATTACTGGGTTGCCTCCTGCTCCTGCTGATTTAGAAGCAGTAGAGAAAGGCACTTTGGAATTAGGTAAAACCATAGATAAATTGTTTAAATCAAGCGCTTATGGTGAGAAAATGGCGGTTAGTTGGATGGATGTTTCCAGGTATGCTGATAGCCATGGTTATCAGGATGATTATTATAGAACCCAGTGGCCTTGGAGAGACTGGGTAATCCATGCATTCAATGAAAACATGCCTTATGACCAATTCATCACCTGGCAACTTGCAGGTGATCTGCTTCCGGATGCGAGTATGGAACAGATTCTTGCTACTGGCTTCAATCGAAATCATAAAATAACAGAGGAATCGGGCGCTATAGATGAAGAGTATAGGGTGATGTATGCAATAGACAGAACCAATACCTTGGGAAAAGCCATGTTGGGAATTACCCTGGAATGTGCCCAATGTCATGACCATAAATACGATCCTTTTTCCCAAAAGGAGTATTTCCAAACTTATGCCTTTTTTAATAATATTGCAGAATGGGGAATTGAAGAAGCCAGTCCGGGGTTTTCTAAAAAAAGTCCCGCAAAGTATCCATTAATGGAAATAAGTGAAACTACCGCTAAGGAAGTTCTTCAATTTATCAATATGCCGGATAGTGCCAGTAGGGTTTCACGATTGATGACTGGAATGGACAAAGGTACCAATTACAATTCCTTACTTAATGAGGCCAATGTTTTGAAGGTAGCGGTGATGGGGGATTTGGACAGCATTCGATCTACTTTTATATTGGAGAGGGGGGAGTATGATGCGCATGGTGAGAAAGTTGAGCCAGGAGTACCTGCTTCTATTCTTCCTTATCCAGAGGACCTGCCCAAGAATAGATTGGGTTTGACCAAATGGCTTTTTGATATGAACAATCCCTTAACAGCTAGGGTGTATGTAAATAGGCTTTGGCAGGAGATTTTCGGTATCGGCTTGGTGGATACTCCGGGAGATTTTGGCCTTCAAGGAAATTTACCTAGCAACCAAGCTTTACTTGATTGGTTGGCGGTAGATTTTATAGAAAGCGGTTGGGATATTCAGTATCTATTGAAAAAAATATTTTTATCAGCCACCTATCAGCAATCTTCTGGAGTGAGTGAAGAGAATTATAAAAAGGATCCTGACAATAGGTTTTTGGCTCGTTTTCCAAGAAGAAGGTTAAAAGCTGAAGAAATTAGAGACTTGGTATTGGCCACAAGTGGTTTATTGAATGATGAAGTAGGAGGGCCATCTGTGAAAACCTACCAGCCAGAAGGACTTTGGGAGGCTGCCACTTCTGGAAGGGGAAACCTTTCAAAATTCCAATTGGATACAGGAAAATACCTTTATAGAAGAGGACTCTATACCTTTATTAAAAGAACTGTTCCTCCTCCAAACATGATGTTATTTGACGCAAGTAATAGAGATGCCTGCGAGGTGGAAAGATTGAAAACCAGTACTCCTTTACAAGCTTTAGTCATGATGAATGATCCAGTAGTCCTGGAAGCCTCTAGGGTTTATGCAGGGAGGTTACTAAAGAAAAGCAGCAATGCAGAAGTTGCGGTAGAATCTGCTTTTTACAGTATTCTAGGTAGAAAGCCTGATGAAAGTGAACGGTCAATCTTAAATAGTCATTTTGAAACATTTCTAGAAGAATATAACAAAGACAAATCTAAAGCGGTTAAAATACTAGATGTAGGGAAGTTTCCTCATAATGATGATATTCCAGTTCCTGTTCATGCAGCTCTGATGCAGGTCATTACGCTTATATATAATTTAGAAGCAGCAATTACAAAAGCCTAA
- a CDS encoding DUF1501 domain-containing protein: MEKELLDHGLNLNRRHFLSKLSLGLGSAALGSLLIPDLFNGTNLVGGEAETIGLPHFAPKAKRVIYLFQNGAPSQLESFDFKPKLRDLWGQELPESIRKGQRLTGMTASQTSFPMVGSFCDFQQYGQARAWISSLFPHTAKIVDDICIIKSMHTEAINHDPALTFFQTGAQQGNRPSMGSWLSYGLGSENNNLPAFTVLLSKGKGNGQGVYAKLWSNGFLPSAHQGVQFSNGEDPVLYLNDQDGMTKSDRRKMLDNLAALNHHAYEKIGDPEIQAKVAQYELAYRMQTAVPEATDLSNEPDSIFEMYGEGSRKPGTFAANCLLARKLSESGVRFVQLYHQGWDQHGNLPNEMSVQAKDTDQASAALIKDLKQRGLLDETLVIWGGEFGRTNYSQGRLTQDNYGRDHHPRCFSIWMAGGGIKPGIVYGATDELGYNITENPVHVHDFQATVLHQLGLDHEKLIYRHLGRKFRLTDVSGRVIKELLV, translated from the coding sequence ATGGAAAAGGAATTATTAGATCATGGACTGAACCTCAACAGAAGGCATTTTCTTTCCAAATTAAGTTTAGGGTTAGGAAGTGCAGCGTTAGGGTCACTTTTAATTCCAGATTTATTTAATGGTACGAATTTGGTCGGAGGAGAAGCTGAGACGATAGGTCTTCCTCATTTTGCCCCTAAAGCAAAACGAGTGATTTACCTGTTTCAAAATGGTGCGCCCTCTCAATTGGAATCTTTTGATTTCAAACCTAAACTTCGGGATTTGTGGGGGCAAGAATTGCCTGAATCTATTAGGAAAGGTCAAAGGCTTACAGGAATGACGGCCAGCCAGACAAGCTTCCCCATGGTCGGATCCTTTTGTGATTTCCAGCAATACGGTCAAGCAAGGGCCTGGATTAGTTCACTTTTTCCTCATACAGCGAAGATTGTAGATGATATCTGTATTATCAAATCAATGCATACTGAGGCGATAAATCATGATCCTGCACTTACTTTTTTCCAAACAGGTGCACAACAAGGAAACAGACCCAGTATGGGGTCTTGGTTGAGTTATGGGCTTGGAAGTGAAAACAATAATTTACCTGCTTTCACTGTGTTGCTTTCTAAAGGCAAAGGAAATGGACAAGGCGTATATGCTAAACTTTGGAGCAATGGGTTTCTGCCCTCAGCACATCAAGGGGTTCAGTTTAGCAATGGAGAGGATCCTGTACTCTATCTAAATGATCAAGATGGCATGACCAAGTCGGATAGAAGAAAGATGTTGGACAATTTAGCGGCCTTAAATCATCATGCTTATGAAAAAATAGGAGACCCTGAGATCCAAGCTAAAGTAGCCCAATATGAACTAGCTTACAGGATGCAGACAGCAGTACCAGAGGCTACGGATTTGTCTAATGAGCCAGACAGTATATTTGAAATGTATGGGGAGGGGAGTAGAAAGCCTGGGACTTTTGCCGCCAATTGCCTTCTTGCCCGCAAGCTTTCTGAATCGGGAGTAAGGTTTGTTCAATTGTATCATCAAGGATGGGATCAACATGGCAACTTACCCAATGAGATGTCCGTTCAGGCAAAAGATACAGACCAAGCATCAGCCGCTTTGATAAAAGACCTGAAGCAACGAGGGCTCTTAGATGAGACTTTGGTAATTTGGGGTGGAGAGTTTGGACGTACCAATTACTCCCAAGGACGATTGACTCAGGACAATTATGGAAGAGATCACCATCCCAGATGTTTTAGCATTTGGATGGCTGGTGGAGGAATAAAACCTGGTATAGTTTATGGGGCTACCGATGAATTAGGTTATAATATTACCGAGAATCCAGTTCATGTTCATGATTTTCAGGCCACTGTATTGCACCAACTTGGGCTGGATCATGAAAAGCTGATATATAGGCACTTGGGTAGGAAATTCAGGCTTACAGATGTGTCTGGTAGAGTGATTAAGGAATTATTAGTGTAA